The following proteins are co-located in the Streptomyces sp. NBC_00435 genome:
- a CDS encoding fumarate reductase/succinate dehydrogenase flavoprotein subunit: MAQVERQQWDVVVVGAGGAGLRAAIEARERGARTAVICKSLFGKAHTVMAEGGIAASMGNVNEGDNWQVHFRDTMRGGKFLNQWRMAELHAKEAPDRVWELETWGALFDRTPDGRISQRNFGGHEYPRLAHVGDRTGLELIRTLQQKIVQLQQEDFKEYGDYEARLKVFQECTVTRVLKDGERVSGTFCYERETGRFFVLEAPAVVLATGGIGKSFKTTSNSWEYTGDGHALALLAGAPLLNMEFVQFHPTGMVWPPSVKGILVTESVRGDGGVLRNSEGKRFMFDYVPDVFKEKYAESEEEGDRWYEDPDHNRRPPELLPRDEVARAINSEVKAGRGSPHGGVFLDVSTRMPAERIKRRLPSMYHQFKELADVDITAEPMEVGPTCHYVMGGIAVESDTAATLGVPGLFAAGEVAGGMHGSNRLGGNSLSDLLVFGRRAGLHAAGYAAAEAGRLPVVDQDRVDEAAAEALAPFHAAEGAENPYSLHQELQTAMNDLVGIIRREGEMAEALERLAALRVRASRAGVEGHRQFNPGWHLALDLRNMLLVSECVARAALERTESRGGHTREDCPAMERSWRPVNLLCRPVEPPPADPAADRIELTRVRTEPIRPDLLALFEKEELVKYLAEEELYE; the protein is encoded by the coding sequence ATGGCTCAAGTGGAACGGCAGCAGTGGGACGTGGTCGTGGTCGGCGCGGGCGGCGCCGGGCTGCGGGCCGCGATCGAGGCCCGCGAGCGGGGGGCACGGACGGCCGTGATCTGCAAGTCCCTCTTCGGCAAGGCCCACACCGTGATGGCGGAGGGCGGCATCGCCGCCTCCATGGGCAACGTCAACGAGGGCGACAACTGGCAGGTGCACTTCCGCGACACCATGCGCGGCGGCAAGTTCCTGAACCAGTGGCGGATGGCGGAGCTGCACGCCAAGGAGGCCCCGGACCGGGTCTGGGAGCTGGAGACCTGGGGCGCGCTCTTCGACCGCACCCCCGACGGCCGGATATCGCAGCGCAACTTCGGCGGCCACGAATACCCGCGGCTCGCGCACGTCGGCGACCGGACCGGCCTCGAGCTGATCCGCACCCTCCAGCAGAAGATCGTGCAGCTGCAGCAGGAGGACTTCAAGGAGTACGGGGACTACGAGGCCCGGCTCAAGGTCTTCCAGGAGTGCACCGTCACCAGGGTCCTGAAGGACGGTGAGCGGGTCTCCGGGACCTTCTGCTACGAGCGCGAGACCGGGCGGTTCTTCGTCCTGGAGGCCCCGGCGGTGGTACTGGCCACGGGCGGGATCGGCAAGTCCTTCAAGACCACGTCCAACTCGTGGGAGTACACGGGCGACGGCCACGCGCTGGCCCTGCTCGCCGGGGCCCCGCTGCTGAACATGGAGTTCGTGCAGTTCCACCCGACCGGCATGGTCTGGCCGCCCTCGGTGAAGGGCATCCTCGTCACCGAGTCGGTGCGCGGCGACGGCGGGGTGCTGCGCAACAGCGAGGGCAAGCGGTTCATGTTCGACTACGTCCCGGACGTCTTCAAGGAGAAGTACGCGGAGTCCGAGGAGGAGGGCGACCGCTGGTACGAGGACCCGGACCACAACCGGCGCCCGCCCGAGCTGCTCCCCCGCGACGAGGTGGCCCGCGCCATCAACTCCGAGGTCAAGGCGGGGCGCGGGTCCCCGCACGGCGGGGTCTTCCTGGACGTGTCCACCCGGATGCCGGCCGAGCGGATCAAACGGCGGCTCCCGTCGATGTACCACCAGTTCAAGGAGCTGGCGGACGTGGACATCACCGCCGAGCCGATGGAGGTCGGCCCGACCTGCCACTACGTGATGGGCGGCATCGCGGTCGAGTCCGACACCGCCGCCACCCTCGGGGTGCCGGGGCTGTTCGCCGCCGGGGAGGTCGCGGGCGGGATGCACGGCTCGAACCGGCTCGGCGGGAACTCCCTGTCCGACCTGCTGGTCTTCGGCCGCCGGGCCGGACTGCACGCCGCCGGGTACGCGGCCGCGGAGGCGGGCCGGCTGCCGGTGGTGGACCAGGACCGGGTGGACGAGGCGGCCGCGGAGGCGCTGGCTCCGTTCCATGCCGCCGAGGGCGCGGAGAACCCGTACAGCCTCCACCAGGAGCTCCAGACCGCCATGAACGACCTCGTCGGCATCATCCGCCGCGAGGGCGAGATGGCCGAGGCGCTGGAGAGGCTCGCGGCCCTGCGCGTACGGGCCTCGCGCGCCGGGGTGGAGGGCCACCGGCAGTTCAACCCGGGCTGGCACCTGGCCCTGGACCTGCGCAACATGCTGCTGGTCAGCGAGTGCGTGGCCCGCGCGGCCCTGGAGCGCACGGAGAGCCGGGGCGGGCACACCCGCGAGGACTGCCCGGCGATGGAGCGGTCCTGGCGCCCGGTGAACCTGCTGTGCCGGCCGGTGGAGCCCCCTCCCGCGGACCCGGCCGCGGACCGGATCGAGCTGACCCGGGTGCGCACCGAACCCATCCGACCCGACCTGCTCGCGCTCTTCGAGAAGGAAGAGCTGGTCAAGTACCTCGCCGAAGAGGAGCTCTACGAGTGA